One window of Acidobacteriota bacterium genomic DNA carries:
- a CDS encoding PLP-dependent aspartate aminotransferase family protein, giving the protein MADERTLKNSRFETRAIHAGRVPQDQTGSVATPIFPSSTYQVKSPGDESGYVYSRSANPTRKALEDALASLENGTHGYAFSSGLAAIATVLHLLKAGDHVVAVNDLYGGTRRQFEQVMRKFGISFTYVDGRDPADFESAVTPSTRLFWIETPTNPLLHLVDIPAVSRTAGDRGILTAVDNTFASPYIQQPLDLGADIVMHSASKYLAGHCDVIAGALVVRNEQLAEQIGFHQNAIGAILGPFESWLVLRGLKTLHLRMERHSLNSMKIVEFLETVGQVEKVYYPGQDGRPVPNKMRLPGGMVSFELKGDFETVRKFVTSTRVFVLAESLGGVESLISHPASMTHASVPGEVRRQNGIGDSLVRLSVGVENIDDLIIDLRNAFAAVRTATS; this is encoded by the coding sequence ATGGCGGATGAACGCACGCTGAAGAACAGCCGGTTCGAAACCCGGGCGATTCACGCCGGCCGGGTGCCCCAGGACCAGACCGGATCGGTCGCCACCCCGATCTTCCCGAGTTCCACGTATCAGGTAAAGTCTCCCGGCGACGAATCCGGCTACGTTTACTCCCGCTCGGCCAATCCCACGCGCAAGGCGCTTGAGGACGCCCTGGCCTCGCTGGAGAACGGCACGCACGGCTATGCGTTCTCGTCCGGCCTGGCCGCCATCGCCACGGTACTGCACCTGCTCAAGGCCGGCGACCACGTGGTGGCCGTGAATGACCTCTACGGCGGCACGCGCCGCCAGTTCGAGCAGGTGATGCGGAAGTTCGGCATCAGCTTCACGTACGTGGACGGCCGCGACCCGGCCGATTTCGAGTCGGCCGTGACGCCGAGCACGCGCCTATTCTGGATCGAGACGCCGACCAATCCGCTGCTGCACCTCGTGGACATTCCCGCCGTTTCGCGGACGGCCGGAGATCGCGGTATCCTGACGGCGGTCGACAACACGTTTGCCAGTCCGTACATCCAGCAGCCGCTCGACCTGGGCGCGGATATTGTCATGCACTCGGCATCGAAATACCTTGCCGGCCATTGCGACGTTATCGCCGGCGCTCTCGTTGTCAGGAACGAGCAGCTCGCCGAGCAGATCGGCTTTCACCAGAACGCCATCGGGGCCATACTCGGCCCCTTCGAATCCTGGCTCGTCCTGCGGGGCCTGAAGACTCTGCACCTGCGCATGGAGCGGCATTCGCTAAACTCGATGAAAATCGTCGAGTTTCTTGAGACCGTGGGCCAGGTGGAGAAGGTCTATTATCCGGGGCAGGACGGCCGTCCCGTGCCGAACAAGATGCGTCTGCCCGGCGGGATGGTCTCGTTTGAATTGAAAGGCGACTTCGAAACGGTCAGGAAATTCGTCACGTCGACGCGCGTGTTCGTGCTGGCCGAGTCACTCGGCGGCGTGGAATCATTGATCAGCCACCCGGCTTCAATGACGCACGCCTCAGTCCCGGGCGAGGTCCGCCGGCAGAACGGCATCGGCGACAGCCTCGTGCGGCTCTCGGTCGGAGTCGAGAACATCGACGATCTGATCATCGACCTGCGCAACGCCTTCGCGGCCGTGCGGACGGCGACCTCCTGA
- a CDS encoding alpha/beta hydrolase-fold protein: protein MPRHAVLFAIFLVSALLTVLGCDDRGTGVPVTSYESWGVWPTSDHSFDRDLALQLNNDGELWTGSTYIPSIAMPPPTGQSKPVPVLILLPPQNGDQLYFLRAGLLELAQEMIEAGEIVPMVIHCPANASAFGGFFYGNSMPAGRADSIIGDRMITEYLATRIPAIIETLRCKRGIGGVGMGGYGALRAAMKHPDMFGSITVSDGPLDFDGADGNSGLMDLFDDALAEQLNIADYSKLDTSIVGIDTTIAPIDTFTYRKFDSGRGLVTLPLSRLFIGGSLAFSPHDTLVDWVYNYQGNYTINQRFSITDSSTLIDRLVGKIEDPQSKWDFHLPFDSLGQVADSIWPLWMTNNLDSIYAQMSTVVGYGPLDSINIWIGRNVGMTDGIPDAKWNYYEMTESWVNTLTQVHGLNVNVYDYSSLDAEPVRDDEYAYDLLRQMLLFHSKCFEK, encoded by the coding sequence ATGCCACGACACGCAGTTCTATTCGCGATATTCCTGGTCTCGGCGCTGCTGACGGTTCTTGGTTGCGATGACCGCGGCACCGGCGTTCCCGTTACGTCCTACGAGTCATGGGGAGTGTGGCCAACGTCAGATCATTCGTTCGACCGTGACCTGGCCTTGCAGTTAAACAATGATGGTGAGCTCTGGACGGGATCGACGTATATCCCGAGCATCGCCATGCCCCCGCCGACCGGGCAATCCAAGCCGGTCCCGGTGCTCATTCTCCTGCCGCCTCAGAACGGTGACCAACTCTACTTTCTCCGAGCCGGCCTGCTGGAGCTGGCCCAGGAGATGATTGAGGCCGGCGAAATCGTGCCCATGGTTATCCACTGCCCGGCCAACGCCAGCGCTTTCGGAGGCTTCTTCTACGGCAACAGCATGCCGGCCGGTCGCGCCGACAGCATTATCGGCGACCGTATGATCACTGAATACCTCGCCACCAGAATACCGGCCATTATCGAGACGCTAAGATGCAAGCGGGGCATCGGCGGTGTCGGCATGGGTGGCTATGGCGCCTTGCGCGCGGCTATGAAGCACCCCGACATGTTCGGCTCCATCACCGTATCCGACGGCCCGCTGGACTTCGACGGCGCCGACGGCAACAGCGGCCTGATGGATCTCTTTGACGATGCCCTGGCAGAACAACTGAACATCGCGGACTATAGCAAGCTGGACACCAGCATTGTCGGCATCGATACGACCATCGCGCCCATTGACACGTTCACCTACAGGAAATTCGACAGCGGGCGCGGGCTGGTCACGCTGCCGCTTTCACGGCTCTTTATTGGCGGTTCGCTGGCGTTCTCCCCGCACGACACCCTCGTCGACTGGGTATACAACTATCAGGGCAATTACACTATCAATCAGCGGTTCAGCATTACCGACTCGTCGACTCTGATAGACAGGCTAGTGGGCAAGATCGAGGACCCGCAATCCAAATGGGACTTTCACCTGCCGTTCGACTCACTGGGACAGGTAGCTGACTCTATCTGGCCGCTCTGGATGACCAACAATCTCGACTCGATCTACGCGCAGATGAGCACCGTGGTCGGCTACGGCCCGCTCGACAGCATCAACATCTGGATCGGCCGCAATGTCGGCATGACTGACGGCATTCCGGACGCTAAATGGAACTATTACGAGATGACCGAATCATGGGTTAATACCCTCACCCAGGTGCACGGTCTCAATGTAAACGTGTACGATTACTCAAGCCTCGACGCGGAACCCGTGAGGGACGACGAGTACGCCTACGACCTGCTTCGGCAGATGCTCCTGTTCCACTCGAAGTGTTTTGAGAAATAA
- the bshB1 gene encoding bacillithiol biosynthesis deacetylase BshB1 — protein sequence MAQGTVDTKADTYDLLSIGAHPDDVEVGTGGVLIDLSERGCRCGIVSLTRGEMGTGGTADERSAEMAEAARIMGADIVKTFDWGDTRLEDAYEKRLALAEVIRAARPRVLLAPCPQVGHGLRQSHPDHLAAGLLTLNAANLAGLRKVGLPGEPHTVTRVFHYFLPPGTCPDFVVDITPHYDRWIKALSAHRSQFLNPEKSRDYLESITARARSHGLQVRCKYGQAFLAAEPVVVGDILTLATLDEH from the coding sequence TTGGCACAGGGCACAGTGGACACCAAGGCTGACACATACGATTTGCTGTCAATCGGGGCGCACCCGGATGACGTTGAGGTCGGCACCGGCGGGGTGCTGATCGATCTCTCCGAGCGCGGCTGCCGTTGCGGGATCGTGAGTCTGACCCGCGGTGAAATGGGCACCGGCGGCACGGCCGACGAACGATCCGCAGAGATGGCCGAGGCTGCCCGAATCATGGGCGCGGACATCGTCAAGACCTTCGACTGGGGTGACACCCGCCTCGAGGACGCCTACGAAAAGCGGCTGGCACTGGCGGAAGTCATCCGGGCCGCCAGACCTCGCGTTCTGCTGGCCCCCTGCCCGCAGGTTGGGCACGGCCTCCGGCAGTCACACCCGGATCACCTGGCGGCGGGTCTGCTGACGCTCAATGCCGCCAATCTGGCCGGCTTGAGAAAAGTCGGTCTGCCCGGTGAACCGCACACCGTGACGAGAGTCTTCCACTATTTTCTGCCGCCCGGGACCTGCCCGGACTTTGTCGTGGATATCACGCCCCATTACGACCGCTGGATAAAGGCTCTCTCGGCACACCGCTCGCAGTTTCTCAATCCGGAGAAATCCCGCGATTACCTCGAGAGTATCACGGCCAGGGCGCGCTCACACGGACTCCAGGTTCGCTGCAAGTACGGCCAGGCTTTTCTCGCGGCTGAACCGGTGGTGGTGGGAGATATCCTGACACTGGCAACATTGGACGAACACTGA
- a CDS encoding sodium:solute symporter family protein produces MHAVDYSLIVLYLVCLLGLGFYRRLSRSSSVAELIVGGRVLTLPAFVASLVSTWYGGILGVGEYSYLHGLSNWLVFGVPYYLAALLFALFLAEKARRSEVLTIPERLAQTYDDRTAVLGSVIIFVMTVPAAYVLMLGVLCEALFGWPFWAGVAAGTLFSIVYVFLGGFRSVVRTDLLQFGLMFAGFIVLFAVLVSGYGSLEFLRAALPAGHLTWHGGRSGWYIATWYVIALATLIEPAFYQRCYAVRDARTARTGILVSIVCWMVFDFLTTSCGLYARALLPDLADPVASFPTLALRVLPSGLLGLFALSLLATVMSTVDSYSFIAASTFGNDIAGRLARLTDRQILFYTRLGLLISVVLAVVLAVFFRSVVDIWYTLGSIGTPALLVPVFFSFVGRRRLSPTAAFAVVVVSGLVSLVWYLSQYLTPTGNYWFDLQPIFPGLLISVILFFALAGRSTPSLQDR; encoded by the coding sequence ATGCATGCCGTAGACTACAGCCTGATTGTCCTCTACCTGGTTTGCCTGCTGGGGCTGGGGTTCTACCGGCGGCTGAGCAGGAGCAGTTCGGTGGCCGAGCTTATCGTGGGCGGGCGGGTTCTGACCCTGCCCGCCTTTGTGGCTTCCCTTGTGTCCACGTGGTACGGGGGAATTCTCGGCGTCGGGGAATACAGCTACCTGCACGGTCTGTCCAACTGGCTGGTTTTCGGCGTCCCCTATTACCTGGCGGCTCTTCTGTTCGCGTTGTTCCTGGCCGAGAAGGCGCGGCGGTCGGAGGTCCTGACCATCCCCGAACGCCTGGCCCAGACCTATGACGACAGGACCGCCGTGCTCGGCTCGGTCATCATCTTCGTGATGACCGTACCGGCTGCATACGTGCTTATGCTGGGCGTCCTGTGCGAAGCCCTGTTCGGCTGGCCGTTCTGGGCGGGAGTGGCGGCCGGGACGCTCTTTTCGATAGTGTACGTGTTTCTCGGCGGGTTTCGGTCGGTCGTCCGTACCGACCTGCTCCAGTTTGGGCTGATGTTCGCGGGGTTTATCGTGCTGTTCGCGGTCCTTGTGTCCGGGTACGGCTCGCTGGAGTTTCTGCGCGCGGCCCTGCCGGCCGGCCACCTGACGTGGCACGGGGGCAGGTCCGGGTGGTACATCGCCACGTGGTACGTGATCGCCCTGGCGACGCTTATCGAACCGGCTTTTTACCAGAGGTGTTACGCGGTCAGGGATGCCCGCACGGCACGCACCGGGATTCTGGTCTCCATCGTCTGCTGGATGGTGTTTGATTTCCTCACCACTTCCTGCGGCCTGTATGCCCGCGCGCTCCTGCCCGACCTGGCTGATCCCGTGGCCTCGTTTCCCACTCTGGCGTTGCGCGTCCTGCCGAGCGGATTGCTCGGGTTGTTCGCCCTGTCGCTGCTGGCCACCGTCATGTCGACCGTCGATTCCTACTCCTTTATCGCCGCCAGCACTTTTGGCAACGACATTGCGGGACGGCTGGCGCGCCTGACCGACCGGCAGATCCTGTTCTATACTCGCCTCGGCCTGCTCATTTCCGTGGTACTGGCGGTCGTGCTGGCCGTGTTTTTCCGCTCGGTGGTCGATATCTGGTACACGCTGGGCTCCATCGGCACGCCGGCTCTGCTGGTGCCCGTCTTCTTCTCCTTCGTCGGCCGGCGACGTCTTTCCCCCACGGCTGCCTTTGCCGTCGTCGTGGTCAGTGGCCTGGTCTCGCTTGTCTGGTACCTGTCGCAGTACCTGACGCCGACCGGCAACTACTGGTTCGACCTGCAACCGATATTTCCCGGGCTGCTGATATCGGTAATTCTCTTCTTTGCTCTGGCCGGGCGCTCCACTCCGTCGTTGCAGGATAGGTAA
- the greA gene encoding transcription elongation factor GreA, which yields MVEPIYLSKEGRLKLEAELRRLKFEERPKLVAEIKRARALGDLAENAEYHAAKEVQRLLERKVAELEDKLSRVRTVDVDKIPSDKVYLFARVLVRDLDRGEEIQYTISPPDEVDVDEDIISVKSPIGQALLGHSVGDVVEFTVPAGPIRYEILKISRD from the coding sequence ATGGTGGAGCCAATATACCTATCAAAAGAAGGCCGTCTCAAGCTTGAGGCCGAGTTGAGACGGCTGAAATTTGAGGAACGCCCCAAACTGGTCGCCGAAATAAAGCGGGCCAGGGCTCTGGGCGATCTTGCCGAAAACGCCGAATACCACGCCGCCAAGGAGGTCCAGCGACTGCTGGAGAGGAAGGTGGCCGAACTCGAGGACAAACTCTCGCGCGTCCGGACGGTTGACGTTGACAAGATTCCGTCTGACAAGGTTTACCTGTTCGCCCGGGTTCTTGTCAGGGACCTTGACCGCGGCGAAGAGATTCAGTATACCATCAGCCCCCCGGACGAGGTGGATGTCGACGAGGATATAATATCGGTCAAGTCGCCGATAGGTCAGGCGCTTCTCGGCCACTCGGTGGGTGACGTGGTCGAGTTTACGGTTCCCGCCGGGCCGATCAGGTATGAAATACTAAAGATCTCGCGAGACTAA
- a CDS encoding cysteine synthase family protein, translated as MRKTKLFGRHRAPKASNGFYADDITEVVGNTPLVRLRRMTSRRDVKAAILVKPEFLNPSGSIKDRMVVYILKKAVESGELRPGGTIVEATSGNTGAAVAMFASANGYQAILTVPDKMSREKVDTLKAFGAEVHICPTDIPADSPESYYETGKRLHRETPGSFWIGQYFNLNNAEAHYRSTGPEIWRQTGGRLDVLVGGIGTGGTISGTARFLKEKKPNIEVVAADPVGSVYYQYHRDGTLVRPRTYQVEGIGEDMLCPSIDFSYIDRIYQVTDEECFLAGRELTRTEGIFVGGSSGAAVHVALKHAAKLEADKTVVVILPDSGAKYISKMYNDDWMKEKGFLN; from the coding sequence ATGAGAAAGACCAAACTATTTGGGCGCCATCGAGCGCCAAAAGCTTCTAACGGCTTCTATGCCGACGACATAACAGAGGTGGTCGGCAACACGCCGCTGGTCAGGCTGCGCCGCATGACCAGCCGCCGCGACGTCAAAGCCGCCATCCTGGTCAAGCCGGAATTTCTCAACCCGTCCGGCTCGATTAAGGACCGCATGGTCGTGTACATCCTGAAGAAAGCCGTGGAGTCAGGCGAACTCAGACCGGGCGGGACGATTGTCGAAGCCACCTCGGGCAACACCGGGGCAGCCGTCGCCATGTTTGCCTCCGCCAACGGCTACCAGGCGATTCTGACGGTTCCGGACAAAATGTCCCGGGAAAAGGTGGATACGCTCAAGGCATTTGGTGCCGAGGTCCACATCTGCCCGACCGACATCCCGGCGGACTCGCCCGAGAGCTACTACGAGACGGGCAAACGGCTGCATCGCGAGACCCCCGGCTCTTTCTGGATCGGCCAGTACTTCAACCTGAACAACGCCGAAGCCCACTATCGGAGTACGGGACCGGAGATCTGGCGGCAGACGGGAGGCCGCCTTGACGTTCTGGTCGGCGGCATCGGAACCGGAGGCACCATTTCGGGGACGGCGAGGTTTCTCAAGGAGAAGAAGCCGAACATCGAGGTTGTTGCGGCGGATCCGGTCGGGTCGGTGTACTACCAGTATCACCGGGACGGGACTCTTGTTCGGCCCCGGACCTATCAGGTGGAAGGAATCGGGGAGGATATGCTGTGCCCGTCGATCGATTTTTCGTACATTGACAGGATCTACCAGGTGACGGACGAGGAGTGCTTCCTGGCCGGTCGTGAACTGACGCGTACAGAGGGGATTTTCGTCGGCGGGTCCTCCGGTGCGGCCGTGCACGTTGCTCTGAAGCACGCCGCGAAACTCGAGGCCGACAAGACGGTGGTGGTTATCCTGCCCGACAGCGGCGCCAAGTATATCAGCAAGATGTACAACGACGACTGGATGAAAGAGAAAGGATTTCTGAATTAG